Part of the Streptomyces antimycoticus genome, GTCCTGTTCCAGTTCCTCCTGGAGCAGCTTCGCCTGGTCGACCGAGTGGAAGTAGTTCACGATCACATGGGCGCCGCCCCGCGCCAGGCGGCGCACGATGTCCGCGCCGAGACTCTTCGCGGCGCCCGTCACGAGGGCGACCTTGCCCCGCAGGCTGTCGTCCGTCACCCGGCGGCCTCCGCCCGGCCCTGTACGACGCCCTCGGCGATCCGGCGCAGCGTACCGGCGGTCAGCAGCGAGGAGTTCGACCTCAGATCGGGCAGGTCGTACCGCTCGGAGACCCGGCCGAGCAGGGTGACCTGCTTGAGCGACTCCACGCCCAGCTCGGACTCCAGACCGTCGTCCTCGCCGAGCAGGTCCGGCGGGTAGCCCAGGAAGTCACCGTAGAGCGTACGCAGCTCGGCCAGCACCGTTTCGTAGTCCAGCCCGGCGGACGGCGGGGCCACCGCGTCCACCGGAGGTGCCGGTGTGACAGGAGCCGCTGGAGCCTGGGCGGTTGCCGGAGCGGGCGGAGCGCAGGAGATGACTGGACCGGCCGGGACGGGCGGAGCGGGGGCGATGACCGGAGCGGCCGGGACGGGCGGAGCGGGGGGCTCCGCGTAGGGCGCCGGGGCGGCGGGCACGGAGACCCGGGCCGGCGCCTCGACGACGGCGACGGCCGAAGGCGGGCCGGCCGGCTCGGGCGCGCTCACCCGCGCGGAGGGCAGGATCCTGTCGCCCGGCCGCGCCGACGGGCGCGAGGAGAACGCGCCGATCGCCGTGGTGTCCTCGGCCAACGCCCGGACGGCACCGACCGGATCGCTCTCGCTGAGCGGTACGACACACCGCACACCCGGGACCGACGACTCGACGAACTTGGTGACGACGGGCCACTCCCCGCACTCGACGAAGACGTCGGCACCCGCCGCGTGCAGGTCGCGGACCGTCTGCAGCATCCGGACCCGGGCGGTGAGCGCGCCGGCGACCAGGTCGACCGGGTCGTCGTCGCCGACGTCGCGCCCCAGCCAGGGTGAGCGCACGCGCCAGCGCCCGGAACCGTACGCGACCCTCGGTGCGGTCGTGCGGAGATCCCGCGCGGCCTGCGCCATCGCCGGAGTGTGCGTCGGGTGCGGGACATCCAGGGGAAGGCTCGGCCAGCCGAGCGCGTCGGCCACCCGCTCCACATGCCGGATCAGTTCCTCGGGCCCGCTGATGACGCTCTGTCGAGGGGCGTTCTCGCAGGCCAGCACCAGGTGGGGATGGTCGATCAGCCCGGCGAGCGACTCCGCCCGGCGACCGTCCACACCGACCGCGAGCATCTTGCCCCGCCAGCTCTGCCGGGTCAGCGCCTGGGACCGGGCCACGGCCAGGCGGGCGGCGTCCTCCACCGGCAGGTGGCCCGCGGCGGCGAGGGCCCATAATTCCCCGATGCTCTGTCCGACGATCGCGATGGGCTCGACGCCTTCGGCGACCAGCATGTGGTGCGTCGCGAGGCTGACGGCGAAGATCTCCAGATACTGGACCTCGGGACCGCGCCGGTCGCTCGTGCCGTCGTCCTCGATCAGCCTGGTGCTGATGTCGGGCAGTCCCAGGCCCCCGGCTGCCTTGTCGATGCGGGACAGCGCGTCACGGACGGTCTCGTAACGGTCGTAGAGGTCGCGAAGGACGCCCCCGCGCGGAGCGGCCACAGTTCCGGGCATGACGAAGACAGCATCCACCTGTGCATCACCCTCATTTCGGTCCCGGCCTCCGGCGAGGCCTCATCCGCCGACCGGGCTCCGAAACGCCATGACGGCGCGACAAAGCCCTCGGCAATACGTTCACTTACTGCGCTATACCGGAGTGGTGGGTCCAACGAAATGGACCCCGGGCAGAAATTCGTTTCCCTGCGCATTTCGCGTCGTTCAGGGCCCGCATTTACGGTATCTGGGCATCTTCCGGAGCGGCAATGATGTTCAGGCAGCTAGTTTCAGCCTAAATCGATCATGCATTTCAATTTAGCCAATCACCCGCAGGCACCCTTGCCGCCACGCGAGGTCGCATGCTACTCCCGGCCGCCCCGCCGTAAGTACTGCCACCTTAGGGCCACTTGCTCCCGATTTACT contains:
- a CDS encoding acyltransferase domain-containing protein; protein product: MPGTVAAPRGGVLRDLYDRYETVRDALSRIDKAAGGLGLPDISTRLIEDDGTSDRRGPEVQYLEIFAVSLATHHMLVAEGVEPIAIVGQSIGELWALAAAGHLPVEDAARLAVARSQALTRQSWRGKMLAVGVDGRRAESLAGLIDHPHLVLACENAPRQSVISGPEELIRHVERVADALGWPSLPLDVPHPTHTPAMAQAARDLRTTAPRVAYGSGRWRVRSPWLGRDVGDDDPVDLVAGALTARVRMLQTVRDLHAAGADVFVECGEWPVVTKFVESSVPGVRCVVPLSESDPVGAVRALAEDTTAIGAFSSRPSARPGDRILPSARVSAPEPAGPPSAVAVVEAPARVSVPAAPAPYAEPPAPPVPAAPVIAPAPPVPAGPVISCAPPAPATAQAPAAPVTPAPPVDAVAPPSAGLDYETVLAELRTLYGDFLGYPPDLLGEDDGLESELGVESLKQVTLLGRVSERYDLPDLRSNSSLLTAGTLRRIAEGVVQGRAEAAG